In a genomic window of Styela clava chromosome 7, kaStyClav1.hap1.2, whole genome shotgun sequence:
- the LOC120327791 gene encoding propionyl-CoA carboxylase beta chain, mitochondrial-like yields MANLCKVKTLGSLLLRSNFNGINSVGRSGKYAQAMGFLSHHRTSTQLSVHERIEEKRKKALQGGGQYRMEAQHKKGKLTARERIDLLLDQGTFIEYDMFVEQRCTDFGMDADANKFPGDSVVTGHGLIHGRQAFVFSQDFTVFGGSLSSAHAQKICKIMDQAMLVGAPVIGLNDSGGARIQEGVESLAGYADIFQRNVMASGVVPQISLIMGPCAGGAVYSPALTDFTFMVKDTSYLFITGPDVVKSVTNEDVTQEELGGAKTHTTVSGVAHKAFENDIDALLQLREFYSYLPLSNLDSSPMLRNDDPADRLCPILDDLVPIESTKAYNMLDVISALSDNNKFWEVMPNYAKNIVIGFSRMDGQTVGFVGNQPKVASGCLDINASVKAARFVRFCDAFNIPIITLVDVPGFLPGTAQEYGGIIRHGAKLLYAFAEATVPKITIITRKAYGGAYDVMSSKHLRGDVNYAWPTAEVAVMGAKGAVQIIFRGIPDQADREEEYVEKFANPFPAAIRGYVDDIIEPNTTRALICRDLKLLGSKRQSNPKKKHANIPL; encoded by the exons ATGGCCAACCTTTGTAAAGTGAAGACGTTGGGAAGTTTGTTATTGAGGTCGAATTTTAATGGAATAAACTCTGTTGGACGTTCTGGCAAATATGCACAAGCAATGGGATTTTTAAGTCACCATCGCACAAGCACTCAATTATCAGTTCATGAGCGGATTGAAGAGAAAAGGAAAAAGGCTCTTCAAGGTGGTGGACAATATCGTATGGAAGCACAACATAAGAAG GGCAAATTGACCGCGAGAGAGCGTATTGATCTTCTACTTGATCAAGGAACATTCATTGAATATGACATGTTTGTTGAACAACGATGTACAGACTTTGGAATGGATGCTGATGCTAATAag TTTCCAGGAGATTCTGTTGTAACTGGACATGGATTAATTCATGGAAGACAAGCATTTGTGTTTTCACAAGATTTCACTGTATTTGGTGGATCTCTGTCATCTGCCCACGCTCAGAAAATTTGTAAG atAATGGACCAAGCTATGCTTGTTGGTGCTCCAGTCATAGGACTGAATGATTCTGGTGGAGCTCGAATCCAAGAAGGCGTAGAATCACTTGCTGGTTATGCAGATATATTTCAG CGAAACGTCATGGCATCTGGTGTTGTACCGCAAATATCATTGATCATGGGTCCGTGTGCCGGTGGTGCAGTGTATTCTCCTGCACTAACTGACTTTACTTTCATGGTGAAAGACActtcttatttatttattactggACCTGATGTTGTCAAG TCTGTCACAAATGAAGATGTTACACAAGAGGAATTAGGTGGAGCCAAAACTCACACAACAGTATCGGGAGTTGCGCATAAAGCATTTGAAAATGACATAGATGCCTTGTTACAATTGAGAGAATTTTATAGTTATTTACCACTCAGCAATCTTGACTCTTCTCCTATGTTAAGAAATGACGATCCTGCTGATCGATTATGTCCTATACTGGATGATCTCGTTCCTATTGAAAGTACAAAAGCATATAATATGTTGGACGTTATTTCTGCT TTATCAGACAATAACAAGTTCTGGGAAGTGATGCCAAATTATGCCAAAAATATTGTCATTGGGTTCAGTAGAATGGATGGACAAACTGTTGGATTTGTTGGTAATCAACCCAAAGTTGCCTCAG GTTGTTTGGATATAAATGCATCAGTCAAGGCAGCAAGATTTGTTAGATTCTGTGATGCCTTCAACATTCCTATAATAACATTAGTAGATGTGCCTGGGTTTCTACCTGGTACTGCTCAGGAATATGGAGGAATTATAAGACACGGAGCCAAACTTCTTTATGCGTTTGCAGAAGCAACAGTGCCAAAAATAACCATAATTACTAGAAAG GCTTATGGTGGAGCATATGATGTCATGTCTTCGAAACACTTGCGAGGAGATGTTAATTATGCATGGCCGACTGCTGAAGTCGCTGTGATGGGAGCTAAAGGAGCTGTGCAAATTATATTCAGAGGAATACCAGATCAAGCTGACAGGGAGGAAGAATACGTTGAAAAATTTGCAAATCCTTTTCCTGCTGCAATAAGAG gttATGTTGATGATATCATTGAACCAAACACGACAAGAGCACTCATTTGTAGAGACTTAAAATTACTTGGTAGTAAGAGGCAGAGCAATCCAAAGAAAAAACATGCTAATATACCTCTTTAA